From the Coregonus clupeaformis isolate EN_2021a unplaced genomic scaffold, ASM2061545v1 scaf3265, whole genome shotgun sequence genome, one window contains:
- the LOC123489764 gene encoding lysosomal cobalamin transport escort protein LMBD1-like, with product MQYLFEELGNNHGVPALSFSISSLTLIGMLAVITYTAYGMSVLPLNLIKGTRSVVYERLENTEDIEEVEHQMEKIKAKCVDGRPLSSRDRRNLQEFEDKLQ from the exons ATGCAGTATCTGTTTGAGGAGCTGGGGAACAACC ATGGTGTACCAGCCCTGTCTTTCTCCATCAGCTCTTTGACCTTGATTGGCATGCTGGCAGTGATCACTTACACg GCATATGGCATGTCAGTGCTGCCGTTGAACCTGATTAAAGGGACACGTAGTGTGGTGTACGAGCGCCTGGAGAACACTGAAGATATTGaggaggttgaacaccagatggaaAAGATCAAAGCCAAG TGTGTGGACGGGCGTCCTCTGTCGTCGCGGGACCGTCGTAACCTCCAGGAGTTTGAGGACAAGCTACAG